Proteins encoded within one genomic window of Chloroflexota bacterium:
- the lipA gene encoding lipoyl synthase — MGRELPILDSPGGHGHREPLTLALGGGGSFATSAEDGSVPFRRHPDWIRARMPSGENYHELKRLLRGLELNTVCEEARCPNIGECWDQRTATIMILGDTCTRACGFCAIKTGRPTWNDEDEPRRVAEAVAALGLEHVVVTSVARDDLPDGGAHVFAETIRRLKAASPLMGVEVLIPDFNGQAEPLRQVMEARPDILNHNLETVERLQKPVRRRARWDRSLGVLARAKSDAAEIGQPVHTKSSLMVGLGEYRAELTAAFHALREVDCDILTIGQYLRPTSNHLPLIRYYHPDEFADMKTEALSFGFRHVESGPLVRSSYHARDQVPGAELRRLRREATLDAEGRVVPVAS, encoded by the coding sequence ATGGGCCGCGAGCTGCCGATCCTCGACTCGCCCGGCGGTCACGGCCACCGCGAGCCGTTGACGCTGGCGCTCGGCGGTGGCGGCTCGTTCGCGACCTCCGCCGAGGACGGCTCGGTCCCGTTCCGCCGGCACCCCGACTGGATCAGGGCGCGGATGCCGTCCGGCGAGAACTACCACGAGCTCAAGCGGCTGCTCCGCGGTCTCGAGCTCAACACCGTCTGCGAGGAAGCACGCTGCCCGAACATCGGCGAGTGCTGGGACCAGCGGACCGCGACGATCATGATCCTCGGCGACACCTGCACGCGAGCCTGCGGTTTCTGTGCGATCAAGACCGGCCGACCCACCTGGAATGACGAGGACGAGCCTCGGCGCGTCGCGGAGGCGGTCGCGGCGCTCGGCCTCGAGCACGTCGTCGTCACGAGCGTCGCGCGCGACGATCTCCCGGACGGCGGTGCCCACGTCTTCGCCGAGACGATCCGCCGGCTCAAGGCAGCATCGCCGCTCATGGGCGTCGAAGTCCTCATCCCGGACTTCAACGGGCAGGCGGAACCGCTCCGTCAGGTCATGGAGGCCCGCCCGGACATCCTCAACCACAACCTCGAGACGGTCGAGCGGCTCCAGAAGCCGGTCCGCAGGCGGGCTCGCTGGGATCGCTCGCTCGGCGTCCTCGCCCGGGCCAAGTCAGACGCGGCCGAGATCGGCCAGCCGGTCCACACGAAGAGCTCGCTCATGGTCGGTCTCGGCGAATACCGCGCCGAGCTCACGGCAGCGTTCCACGCCCTTCGAGAGGTCGACTGCGACATCCTCACGATCGGCCAGTACCTGCGCCCGACCTCGAACCACCTGCCACTCATCCGCTACTACCATCCGGACGAATTCGCGGATATGAAGACCGAAGCTCTCTCCTTCGGTTTCCGACACGTCGAATCCGGCCCGCTCGTCCGGTCGAGCTACCACGCCCGCGATCAGGTCCCGGGCGCCGAGCTTCGGCGCCTCCGCCGCGAGGCGACCCTCGACGCGGAAGGCCGAGTCGTCCCCGTCGCGAGCTGA
- a CDS encoding adenosine deaminase encodes MARRIPLAELHCHLGGAVTPAIMWGIAHSQGIRLPTKDYWEFRDMITVSRRSHSFDGYLQLFHWTELIQSSPLAVERAVYEVVGGAYRKNNVTTMELRFNPMKRNRGGEQDLDHIIAAAVRGMDKATLEYPVKPGLIFCMDRAFPFELNEIICEKAIAWRDRGVVGIDIAGPESATFRLADYRRLYRRARQFGLGLTVHTGESGPVDEIARAVELLEPDRLGHGVKAAYDPRAMAMIRERGIVLELCPTSNLNTRVVSGWEEFRWIFDTFRRNGIRFTINTDGPEMLKTYIRDELATLGRLGILAVEDQEQVAATSLAASFVPNVSDVPTLAVAPPPREVVEREEA; translated from the coding sequence CTGGCCCGCCGCATCCCGCTCGCGGAGCTCCACTGTCACCTCGGGGGCGCCGTGACGCCGGCGATCATGTGGGGCATCGCCCATTCCCAGGGGATCCGGCTCCCGACCAAGGACTACTGGGAGTTCCGGGACATGATCACCGTGTCGCGCCGCTCCCACAGCTTCGATGGCTACCTCCAGCTCTTTCACTGGACCGAGCTCATCCAGTCGAGCCCGCTCGCGGTAGAGCGGGCGGTATACGAGGTCGTCGGCGGCGCGTACCGGAAGAACAACGTCACGACGATGGAGCTCCGCTTCAACCCGATGAAGCGGAACCGGGGTGGCGAGCAGGATCTCGACCACATCATCGCCGCCGCCGTTCGCGGCATGGACAAGGCCACCCTGGAGTATCCGGTCAAGCCCGGGCTCATCTTCTGCATGGACCGCGCATTCCCGTTCGAGCTCAACGAGATCATCTGCGAGAAGGCCATCGCGTGGCGGGACCGAGGCGTCGTCGGCATCGACATCGCCGGTCCCGAGTCCGCCACCTTCCGGCTCGCGGACTATCGGCGGCTCTATCGGCGGGCGCGACAGTTCGGTCTCGGGCTCACCGTCCACACGGGGGAATCCGGCCCCGTCGACGAGATCGCCCGGGCGGTCGAGCTTCTCGAGCCCGATCGGCTCGGCCACGGCGTGAAGGCCGCCTACGACCCTCGGGCGATGGCGATGATCCGCGAACGCGGCATCGTCCTCGAGCTGTGCCCCACATCGAACCTCAACACCCGCGTCGTCTCCGGGTGGGAGGAGTTCCGCTGGATCTTCGACACGTTCCGCCGCAACGGCATCCGCTTCACGATCAACACGGACGGTCCGGAGATGCTCAAGACGTACATCCGCGACGAGCTCGCCACGCTCGGCCGGCTCGGGATCCTCGCGGTGGAGGACCAGGAGCAGGTGGCCGCGACTTCGCTCGCCGCCTCGTTCGTGCCGAACGTCTCCGACGTGCCGACGCTCGCAGTCGCGCCGCCGCCTCGCGAGGTCGTCGAGCGCGAGGAGGCGTGA
- a CDS encoding 2-oxo acid dehydrogenase subunit E2, with protein sequence MPQLGESVAEGTIGKWLKQPGDHVAKYEPLLEVITDKVNAEVPSPFEGTLVEILVEEGATVPNNAEIAVIAETGSTDATAETGSTDATAGAHGPAGSDERPGHREPANGHTEPGAAPTSTSASTAAPRATSAPATSAPATSAPAASARTALAGDPDARMTPAVRRLLREHGLTAAQIAGTGGGGRITRDDVLAIVEAIRTGHVSPAAAAATTPSSTSSSAAASPAAAKPSSPSPAAPGPATAPPSAQVASTVVFPPGADELLLPMTQMRKGIAAQMTRALAVPHAYVHVEVDLANLVRLRESAKGDYQAREGIGLSYVPFVVKACVEALRRRPTLNAHWTDAGLLAKRRINVGVAVAVDDGLIVPVIRDVDQLSINGLNHAIADVATRARANKLRLDDVGGGTFTVDNTGWLGSNLTMPIINVPEVAILTMEAITKRPIVVESAAGDMIAIRPIMNMVLGIDHRANDGAGATAFLRDVKASLEAIGPETAIN encoded by the coding sequence ATGCCCCAGCTCGGCGAGAGCGTGGCGGAGGGGACGATCGGCAAGTGGCTCAAGCAGCCCGGCGATCACGTCGCGAAGTATGAGCCGCTGCTCGAAGTCATCACGGACAAGGTCAACGCGGAGGTGCCGTCGCCCTTCGAGGGAACGCTCGTGGAGATTCTCGTCGAGGAAGGGGCGACCGTCCCGAACAACGCCGAGATCGCGGTGATCGCCGAAACCGGATCGACCGACGCGACCGCCGAAACCGGATCGACCGACGCGACCGCCGGCGCCCACGGCCCGGCCGGTTCCGACGAACGGCCGGGGCACCGCGAACCGGCGAACGGCCACACCGAACCAGGCGCAGCGCCCACGTCCACCTCCGCGTCGACGGCAGCGCCAAGGGCCACATCCGCGCCGGCCACATCCGCGCCGGCCACATCCGCGCCGGCCGCATCCGCCAGGACCGCCCTGGCCGGCGACCCGGACGCGAGGATGACGCCGGCGGTCCGTCGCCTCCTCCGTGAGCACGGGCTTACCGCGGCGCAGATCGCCGGCACCGGGGGTGGCGGTCGCATCACCCGTGACGACGTCCTGGCGATCGTCGAGGCGATCCGGACGGGTCACGTCTCGCCTGCGGCGGCCGCAGCGACAACGCCGTCATCGACGAGCTCGTCCGCGGCGGCCAGCCCAGCGGCGGCCAAGCCATCGTCGCCCAGCCCAGCGGCGCCCGGTCCGGCCACCGCGCCCCCGTCCGCCCAGGTCGCGTCCACGGTGGTCTTCCCGCCCGGGGCGGACGAGCTCCTTCTCCCGATGACCCAGATGCGCAAGGGGATCGCCGCGCAGATGACCCGGGCGCTCGCCGTGCCGCACGCCTACGTCCATGTCGAGGTCGACCTCGCGAATCTCGTCCGCCTGCGCGAATCGGCGAAGGGCGACTACCAGGCGCGCGAGGGGATCGGCCTCAGCTACGTGCCGTTCGTCGTCAAGGCGTGCGTCGAAGCGCTCCGCCGCCGCCCCACGCTCAACGCCCACTGGACGGACGCCGGTCTGCTCGCGAAACGGCGGATCAACGTCGGCGTCGCGGTCGCGGTCGACGATGGGCTCATCGTCCCGGTCATCCGCGATGTCGACCAGCTGTCGATCAACGGCCTCAACCACGCGATCGCGGACGTCGCGACGCGCGCCCGAGCGAACAAGCTCCGGCTCGACGACGTCGGCGGCGGCACCTTCACCGTCGACAACACGGGCTGGCTCGGCTCGAACCTCACGATGCCGATCATCAACGTGCCGGAGGTGGCGATCCTCACGATGGAGGCGATCACGAAGCGGCCGATCGTCGTGGAGTCCGCCGCGGGCGACATGATCGCGATCCGGCCGATCATGAACATGGTCCTCGGGATCGATCATCGCGCGAACGACGGCGCGGGCGCGACCGCGTTCCTCCGCGACGTCAAGGCCTCCCTCGAGGCGATCGGACCTGAGACGGCGATCAACTGA
- a CDS encoding helix-turn-helix domain-containing protein: MSHHRVGRAIRALRHRLSWRQQDLADRARLSQDAVSRVERGLIDGMTVDKLQRIVDAVDGELVLLVRWRGGELDRLLDAGHAHLVAWTASLLTRLGWQPELEVSFSVFGERGSIDVLAWHPPSRTLLVVEVKTELVSVEETLRRHDVKTRLGAQISEARFEWRPTVVGRVLVLPGTATARRRVNHQGVVFERAYPVRSWELRSWLRRPTEPVRGLLFVPPTHLTRGKRGPTGSLARRRIRHARTFDVPPRIRPDPGDGALYDAPGA, from the coding sequence ATGAGCCACCACCGCGTCGGGCGTGCCATTCGTGCCCTGCGCCATCGGCTCTCGTGGCGCCAGCAGGATCTCGCCGACAGGGCGCGGCTCAGCCAGGACGCCGTCTCGAGGGTCGAGCGCGGGCTGATCGATGGGATGACGGTCGACAAGCTCCAGCGGATCGTCGACGCGGTCGACGGCGAGCTTGTCCTCCTGGTGCGCTGGCGGGGCGGTGAACTCGATCGCCTGCTCGACGCCGGACACGCGCACCTCGTCGCCTGGACGGCGTCCCTTCTGACACGGCTCGGGTGGCAGCCGGAACTCGAGGTCTCGTTCTCGGTCTTCGGGGAACGTGGGTCGATCGATGTGCTCGCCTGGCACCCGCCATCGCGAACGCTGCTCGTGGTCGAGGTCAAGACGGAGCTCGTTTCGGTCGAGGAGACGCTCCGTCGCCACGACGTGAAGACCAGGCTCGGCGCCCAGATCTCCGAAGCGCGCTTCGAGTGGCGGCCGACCGTGGTCGGGCGTGTCCTCGTGCTGCCCGGAACAGCGACCGCGCGGCGGCGGGTGAACCATCAGGGGGTGGTCTTCGAGCGGGCATACCCGGTCCGGAGCTGGGAGCTCCGATCATGGCTGCGTCGGCCCACCGAACCGGTCCGCGGCCTGCTGTTCGTACCCCCTACGCACCTCACGCGTGGTAAGCGCGGTCCGACGGGCAGTCTGGCGCGGCGGCGGATCCGCCACGCTCGAACGTTCGATGTGCCGCCTCGGATCCGCCCGGATCCTGGCGACGGCGCTCTCTACGACGCACCGGGTGCGTAA
- a CDS encoding nucleotidyltransferase, giving the protein MTTATPAFERFLKNVRLPEELANQCRDEHLRLRGLLLADADLRDIIVSTFLQGSYRRDTGTKPNGEDPHADVDVVVVTTLDPIRYTPDLVVARFTPFLEKYYPGQWERQDRAIKITPAGKDVTLDLVVTAAPSKVQQEFFESVDPTFKAARTGLPAPEPLNFREAFDRIAKSARLEEWQRDPLLIPSRDLGRWERTHPLEQIRWTHEKNDNMDGHYINVVRAIKWWRKENPDGKYPKGYPLEHLVGDTCPDGVGSVAEGVTLALEAIRDNYRIDVQTEQKPILPDRGVPEHDVFKKITPEQFARFWRLVATAAGAAREALNAEANATSVQLWHDLFGEEFPKPPRDEFKESVAAALRRGPAGITGGAIVSGGGRPIVPGRSFGADHE; this is encoded by the coding sequence GTGACCACCGCGACACCCGCATTCGAGCGCTTTCTGAAGAACGTCCGTCTGCCGGAGGAGCTCGCCAACCAGTGCCGGGACGAGCACCTGCGCCTGCGCGGCCTGTTGCTGGCCGACGCGGATCTCCGCGACATCATCGTCTCGACCTTCCTCCAGGGCAGCTATCGCCGGGACACCGGCACCAAGCCCAACGGCGAGGACCCGCACGCCGACGTCGATGTCGTCGTGGTCACGACGCTTGACCCGATCCGCTACACGCCGGACCTCGTCGTTGCCCGCTTCACGCCGTTCCTCGAGAAGTACTACCCGGGCCAGTGGGAGCGCCAGGACCGCGCGATCAAGATCACGCCGGCCGGCAAGGACGTCACCCTCGACCTCGTCGTCACCGCGGCGCCGTCGAAGGTCCAACAGGAGTTCTTTGAGTCGGTCGACCCGACGTTCAAGGCCGCCCGCACCGGCCTGCCCGCGCCGGAGCCCCTGAACTTCCGGGAGGCCTTCGACCGCATCGCCAAGAGCGCCCGGCTCGAGGAGTGGCAGCGCGATCCGCTCCTGATCCCGTCGCGCGACCTCGGCCGCTGGGAGCGGACCCACCCGCTCGAGCAGATCCGTTGGACCCATGAGAAGAACGACAACATGGACGGCCACTACATCAACGTCGTCCGCGCCATCAAGTGGTGGCGGAAGGAGAACCCCGATGGGAAGTACCCGAAGGGCTATCCGCTGGAGCACCTGGTCGGCGACACCTGCCCCGACGGAGTCGGGTCGGTAGCCGAGGGCGTGACGCTGGCGCTCGAGGCGATCCGCGACAACTACCGGATCGACGTCCAGACCGAACAGAAGCCGATCCTGCCCGACCGCGGCGTGCCTGAGCACGACGTCTTCAAGAAGATCACGCCCGAGCAGTTCGCGAGGTTCTGGCGGCTGGTCGCGACGGCGGCGGGTGCCGCACGCGAGGCGCTGAACGCCGAAGCCAACGCCACCAGCGTCCAGCTGTGGCACGACCTGTTTGGCGAGGAGTTCCCGAAGCCGCCGAGGGACGAGTTCAAGGAGTCGGTCGCCGCGGCACTTCGCAGGGGCCCGGCCGGCATCACGGGCGGCGCGATCGTCTCGGGCGGCGGGCGCCCGATCGTCCCGGGCCGATCGTTCGGTGCCGACCACGAGTAG
- a CDS encoding ArsR family transcriptional regulator, which translates to MPGIEPTDAAAPVGPAAVRRPVDERPVDSGTGARQTVARRTAAARQAILVELRRHGPATLDGLIRALEASRGSILQHLRALEAAGLVDRTPERHGVGRPRHRYDVTADAQGLFPANYDGLAVSLLRAIGSIGGEELLDDVFRARRRQLGDRVRATMAARLGSDAPLADRVRELAVIQDEQGYLSEPFVAVDGTIGLREHNCAILHAAQGSPAACAAELDLFRDVLGAEVVRESHILAGDRCCSYRVNTSPR; encoded by the coding sequence ATGCCCGGCATCGAGCCAACGGACGCCGCCGCACCCGTCGGTCCCGCGGCCGTCCGGCGACCGGTGGACGAACGACCGGTGGACAGCGGCACGGGGGCCCGTCAGACGGTGGCCCGTAGGACTGCGGCCGCCCGGCAGGCGATCCTCGTCGAACTCCGCCGCCACGGCCCGGCAACGCTCGACGGTCTGATCCGGGCCCTCGAGGCGAGCCGTGGGTCCATCCTCCAGCACCTCCGTGCCCTCGAGGCGGCGGGCCTGGTCGATCGGACTCCAGAACGGCACGGCGTCGGCCGACCTCGCCATCGCTACGATGTCACCGCGGACGCCCAGGGGCTCTTCCCTGCCAACTACGACGGTCTCGCGGTGAGCCTCCTCAGGGCCATCGGATCGATCGGTGGCGAGGAGCTCCTCGACGACGTATTCCGCGCCCGACGACGCCAGCTCGGCGATCGCGTCCGGGCCACGATGGCCGCCCGGCTCGGTTCGGACGCGCCCCTCGCGGACCGCGTCCGCGAGCTGGCCGTGATCCAGGACGAGCAGGGATACCTGAGCGAACCGTTCGTCGCGGTCGACGGCACGATCGGCCTTCGCGAGCACAACTGCGCGATCCTCCATGCGGCCCAGGGCTCGCCCGCGGCCTGTGCCGCCGAGCTCGACCTGTTCCGCGATGTGCTCGGCGCGGAGGTCGTCCGCGAGTCGCACATCCTCGCCGGCGATCGGTGCTGCAGCTATCGGGTGAACACCTCGCCGCGATGA
- a CDS encoding acyl-CoA dehydrogenase family protein — MDLDLSAEHVLLRDTIREFMAAEVAPVVEEHERARRFPREIVDRIGALGWLGIPIPEDEGGAGLDTLAYAIAVEEIGRVWGSLGLIVAAHTSLGCAPLHLAGTAAQKERYLVPLASGRVIGAYGLTEPGAGSDSGGTRTTARHEEGPDGGTWVIDGGKRFITNAGQAGTYIVTARSGTRDDGGAEISAFIVSGEAPGFSIGRLEEKLGLHASATGELRFEGVRVPAADMLGSRGDGFRMFLAVLDGGRISIAALAVGIAQAALDASIPYVREREQFGRPIGTFEGVAFRIADMATELEAARAMVWRAAWLKDRGRDFGLAAAQAKLYASEVSSRVTNAAIQVHGGYGYIAEYRVERFFRDAKLTEIGEGTSEIQRLVIARKVLGLRVV; from the coding sequence ATGGATCTCGATCTCTCCGCCGAGCACGTCCTCCTCCGCGACACGATCCGGGAGTTCATGGCGGCCGAGGTCGCCCCCGTCGTCGAAGAGCACGAACGGGCGCGGCGCTTCCCGCGCGAGATCGTCGATCGCATCGGTGCGCTCGGCTGGCTCGGCATCCCGATCCCGGAGGACGAGGGTGGCGCGGGTCTCGACACGCTCGCCTACGCGATCGCGGTCGAGGAGATCGGCCGCGTCTGGGGCAGCCTCGGCCTCATCGTCGCCGCCCACACGAGCCTCGGCTGCGCGCCACTCCACCTGGCCGGAACGGCCGCGCAGAAGGAGCGCTATCTCGTCCCCCTGGCGTCGGGGCGGGTCATCGGTGCCTACGGCCTGACAGAGCCCGGTGCGGGATCCGACTCCGGCGGCACGCGGACCACGGCTCGCCACGAGGAGGGGCCGGACGGCGGGACGTGGGTCATTGACGGCGGCAAGCGATTCATCACCAACGCCGGGCAGGCCGGGACGTACATCGTGACCGCCCGCAGCGGCACTCGCGACGACGGCGGCGCCGAGATCAGCGCGTTCATCGTGTCCGGCGAGGCGCCGGGGTTCTCGATCGGTCGTCTCGAGGAGAAGCTCGGACTCCACGCGTCCGCGACGGGCGAGCTCCGGTTCGAGGGGGTCCGCGTCCCGGCCGCCGACATGCTCGGCTCCCGCGGCGACGGATTCCGGATGTTCCTCGCGGTCCTCGACGGCGGCCGCATCAGCATCGCGGCCCTCGCCGTGGGAATCGCCCAGGCAGCCCTCGACGCGTCGATCCCGTACGTGCGCGAGCGTGAGCAGTTCGGCCGCCCGATCGGGACCTTCGAGGGTGTCGCGTTCCGGATCGCCGACATGGCCACCGAGCTCGAGGCCGCCCGGGCGATGGTCTGGCGCGCCGCGTGGCTCAAGGATCGCGGTCGCGACTTCGGCCTGGCGGCGGCCCAAGCGAAGCTCTACGCGTCGGAGGTCAGCTCACGGGTGACCAACGCGGCGATCCAGGTCCACGGCGGTTACGGCTACATCGCCGAGTATCGGGTCGAGCGGTTCTTCCGTGACGCCAAGCTGACCGAGATCGGCGAGGGGACGAGCGAGATCCAGCGGCTCGTCATCGCCCGGAAGGTCCTCGGCCTCAGGGTGGTCTGA
- a CDS encoding DUF1015 domain-containing protein, translating into MPEIKPFRALRYEVEVVGDLGLVTSPPYDVVDPAGQAELLARHPRNVIRLDLPAAELGDEADDRYRRAARTFAAWRSDGTFHKDPRPSLYVYEQTYAVPGTAVEHTQRGFFARLRLEPFEAGTILPHERTLTAPKEDRYKLLRATGANMSPVVALFDDPDRRAAAVLARVANGEAGRLVADVTDGDGVRHRMWILPAAAAGDDAPVDPSPATLTAVAGARPITIADGHHRYETALRYRDERRMSRSCEEDPAFDYILTLFLATSEPLTVLPTHRIALGLGDDGTAALLASIGDWFEVSPVEGPSALLDAFGPAAQAADPRAGGRGRFGLWTRSGGAILSARPRAFEAALPPGGSAVRGLDVVRLQVVLERLAGMDGASIAGGRVRYTKSASEAIEDVERAVDGADAAFLLEGTPVADIVAVAAAGDVMPQKSTYFFPKALSGLLINPHEW; encoded by the coding sequence GTGCCCGAGATCAAACCCTTCCGCGCGCTTCGATACGAGGTGGAGGTGGTCGGCGACCTCGGGCTCGTCACGAGCCCGCCGTACGACGTGGTCGATCCCGCCGGGCAGGCCGAGCTCCTCGCCCGCCACCCGAGGAACGTCATCCGGCTGGACCTGCCGGCCGCGGAGCTCGGCGACGAAGCCGACGACCGCTACCGGCGCGCCGCCCGGACGTTCGCCGCCTGGAGATCGGACGGGACGTTCCACAAGGATCCGCGACCGTCGCTCTACGTCTACGAGCAGACCTACGCTGTGCCCGGGACGGCAGTCGAGCACACCCAGCGCGGATTCTTCGCGCGCCTCAGGCTCGAGCCGTTCGAGGCCGGCACGATCCTCCCCCACGAGCGGACGCTCACGGCGCCGAAGGAGGATCGATACAAGCTCCTCCGGGCGACCGGCGCGAACATGAGCCCCGTCGTCGCGCTGTTCGACGATCCGGATCGCCGCGCAGCCGCGGTTCTCGCGCGCGTCGCGAACGGGGAAGCGGGGCGTCTCGTCGCCGACGTCACCGATGGCGACGGCGTGCGCCATCGGATGTGGATCCTGCCGGCGGCGGCCGCCGGGGACGACGCCCCGGTCGATCCGTCGCCCGCGACCCTGACCGCCGTGGCCGGTGCGCGGCCGATCACGATCGCTGACGGGCATCATCGCTACGAGACGGCGCTCCGCTACCGCGACGAACGGCGCATGAGCCGGTCCTGCGAAGAGGATCCCGCCTTCGACTACATCCTCACCCTCTTCCTCGCCACGAGCGAACCGCTCACCGTCCTGCCGACCCATCGGATCGCGCTCGGACTCGGCGACGACGGCACGGCCGCCCTCCTCGCCTCGATCGGCGATTGGTTCGAGGTGTCGCCGGTGGAGGGGCCGTCCGCCCTCCTCGACGCCTTCGGTCCGGCGGCGCAGGCGGCGGATCCACGGGCGGGCGGTCGCGGCAGATTCGGCCTGTGGACCCGGTCCGGCGGAGCGATCCTCAGCGCCAGGCCACGAGCGTTCGAGGCGGCGCTGCCCCCGGGTGGGAGCGCGGTCCGTGGCCTCGATGTCGTCCGCCTGCAGGTCGTCCTCGAGCGACTCGCCGGCATGGACGGCGCGTCGATCGCGGGCGGACGCGTTCGCTACACCAAATCGGCGTCGGAGGCGATCGAGGACGTCGAACGGGCCGTCGACGGAGCGGACGCGGCGTTCCTTCTCGAGGGCACCCCCGTCGCGGACATCGTGGCGGTTGCCGCGGCCGGCGACGTCATGCCCCAGAAGTCGACGTACTTCTTCCCCAAGGCTCTCAGCGGCCTGCTCATCAACCCTCACGAATGGTGA
- a CDS encoding nucleotidyltransferase domain-containing protein, with protein MQADIALFGESKVRRQILERFFSRPGVVRHVRELARELDRSPTIVGAELDRLERTGVLTSERIGRARRYRVDDASPIAAEIRSLVRKTIGIEARLRAALADLDGVEEGFLYGSYARGDERATSDLDLFVIGAVDQVALTERLAELERELDRDVNVTTHERAELERLRAAGDRFIETVLAGPRIQLVPTTVGG; from the coding sequence GTGCAGGCTGACATCGCGCTATTTGGCGAGTCCAAGGTCCGGCGCCAGATCCTCGAGCGGTTCTTCTCGCGGCCGGGGGTTGTTCGCCATGTCCGCGAGCTCGCCCGGGAGCTCGACCGCTCGCCGACGATCGTCGGGGCCGAGCTCGACCGGCTCGAGCGGACCGGCGTCCTGACTTCCGAACGGATCGGCCGGGCGCGTCGCTACCGGGTCGACGACGCTTCGCCGATCGCGGCCGAGATCCGCTCGCTCGTACGCAAGACGATCGGCATCGAGGCCCGCCTACGCGCGGCGCTCGCGGATCTCGATGGCGTCGAGGAGGGATTCCTGTACGGCTCGTACGCGCGGGGCGACGAGCGGGCGACGAGCGACCTTGACCTGTTCGTCATCGGAGCGGTCGACCAGGTGGCGCTGACCGAACGACTCGCCGAGCTCGAGCGCGAGCTCGATCGCGACGTCAACGTCACGACCCACGAGCGCGCAGAGCTGGAGCGGCTGCGCGCCGCAGGCGACCGGTTCATCGAGACCGTCCTCGCCGGGCCGCGCATCCAGCTTGTCCCGACCACGGTGGGTGGCTGA
- a CDS encoding alpha/beta fold hydrolase has translation MTDPAHGAATLASQALGARPIRKDEIELFDRGVYIESWLPERRSRRRPLLFVHGELGGSWVWERYLGHFASRGWEGHAVNLRNHYWSQTADPTTLTVESYVLDVLAALDHLGDGTVLVGHGLGGLLALKAAERHPVGGLVLLSPELPRDLRVPARLHELRELGDVYGKDRIGWETLSERIQRDNSDLTLDDVRRIQHLLGQKPHESGVSRREVLSGVGVDRDRLVGVPILVVGAGLDRMVPEPGSERLADWLGAAYEPFGAHSHFGLVAGEHSHVQVAEAVRAFLETNRL, from the coding sequence ATGACCGACCCAGCGCACGGAGCCGCCACCCTCGCGAGCCAGGCCCTCGGCGCCCGACCGATCCGCAAGGACGAGATCGAGCTGTTCGATCGGGGCGTGTACATCGAGAGCTGGCTGCCGGAGCGCCGCTCGCGGCGGCGGCCGCTCCTGTTCGTCCATGGCGAACTCGGCGGGTCGTGGGTCTGGGAGCGCTATCTCGGTCACTTCGCGTCGCGCGGCTGGGAGGGGCACGCGGTCAATCTCCGCAACCACTACTGGTCGCAGACGGCGGACCCCACGACCCTGACCGTCGAGTCGTACGTCCTCGACGTCCTCGCGGCCCTCGATCATCTCGGCGACGGGACCGTCCTCGTGGGTCACGGCCTCGGTGGACTCCTCGCGCTCAAGGCCGCCGAGCGGCATCCGGTCGGCGGGCTCGTCCTCCTCAGTCCGGAGCTGCCGCGCGACCTTCGCGTGCCCGCCCGCCTGCACGAGCTCCGTGAGCTCGGCGACGTGTACGGCAAGGATCGGATCGGCTGGGAGACCCTGTCCGAGCGGATCCAGCGCGACAACAGCGACCTGACCCTGGACGACGTCCGGCGCATCCAGCACCTCCTCGGCCAGAAGCCCCACGAATCCGGCGTGTCGCGACGTGAGGTCCTCAGCGGCGTGGGCGTGGACCGGGATCGCCTGGTCGGCGTCCCGATCCTCGTCGTCGGGGCCGGCCTCGACCGGATGGTCCCGGAGCCCGGGTCCGAACGACTCGCGGACTGGCTCGGGGCGGCCTACGAGCCGTTCGGCGCCCATTCGCACTTCGGCCTCGTCGCCGGCGAGCACAGCCATGTCCAGGTGGCCGAGGCCGTCCGGGCATTCCTCGAGACGAACCGGCTCTGA